The Apium graveolens cultivar Ventura chromosome 6, ASM990537v1, whole genome shotgun sequence genome contains a region encoding:
- the LOC141666144 gene encoding uncharacterized protein LOC141666144, with product MCLKQGESDSESEELKKLAKWVLDIGNGQVSPPRVCNLPLNENQILIPSQFCGVQNENTVDNMIFSTYPNFSHEGHNTQYLSERSILTPTNQTVGHLNSLIIDKLPRESVSYFSVDAAEEFGGIYKDLNEAFPIEYLNFLNIDGMPPHDLKLKVGAVVMLMRNLNQTLGL from the coding sequence ATGTGCTTGAAACAAGGTGAGAGTGATAGTGAAAGTGAAGAGCTTAAAAAGCTTGCAAAATGGGTACTTGACATTGGTAATGGCCAGGTCAGTCCACCTCGAGTCTGCAATTTACCACTCAATGAAAATCAAATTTTGATTCCGTCTCAGTTTTGTGGTGTACAAAATGAAAACACAGTTGATAACATGATTTTTAGCACATATCCTAATTTTTCTCACGAAGGGCACAATACACAGTACTTGAGCGAGAGATCTATTTTGACCCCTACCAACCAGACTGTGGGCCACCTCAATTCGCTTATTATAGACAAGCTCCCCAGAGAATCTGTGTCCTATTTTAGTGTTGATGCTGCAGAGGAATTTGGTGGGATATATAAGGATTTGAATGAAGCCTTCCCAATAGAGTATTTGAACTTCTTAAATATTGATGGGATGCCACCTCATGATCTGAAACTGAAAGTTGGGGCTGTTGTTATGCTAATGCGTAATTTGAACCAAACCCTAGGTTTGTGA